From one Dermacentor andersoni chromosome 1, qqDerAnde1_hic_scaffold, whole genome shotgun sequence genomic stretch:
- the LOC126516634 gene encoding putative nuclease HARBI1, with translation MAAPIVALLESLGQPRQRIFRDAFDELTEEEFRDHLRLSKRTVRWLCEQLEDAIGGLRTGGITTQDRVLCALRFFATGSFQRSIGSEEFVSMGQASVSESIHAVAEAITVVGRQQGWVSFPLTTAGKASAKAAFADRGRIPGVVACVDGTLIAIKQPEGLSPGETAGFMSRKGFYALNTMIVCDAHMRIVDIDPRFPGSCHDSYVWRHSPLLGRLTRNLRRGEWVLGDSGYPLEPWLLTPVPGHPGIDTPEGRYNQAHASMRNVVERGIGVLKAGEPELQDSDEEADDNQPPLQQGLPVSDGHHTCRQETPRELLMRAKQMRSQVVNLFSAAPTWRTAHLRALHHQLRQQQQARRAAQP, from the exons ATGGCCGCTCCTATCGTCGCGCTTTTGGAGTCTCTCGGGCAGCCTCGGCAACGCATCTTTCGGGACGCATTTGACGAGCTTACCGAGGAAGAGTTCCGCGACCACTTAAGGCTCTCGAAGCGCACTGTGCGCTGGCTCTGCGAGCAACTGGAAGACGCCATCGGTGGCCTTCGGACCGGTGGCATCACGACGCAAGACAGGGTGCTTTGTGCTCTCCGTTTCTTCGCGACGGGGAGCTTCCAAAGATCCATCGGCAGCGAAGAATTCGTATCCATGGGGCAAGCTTCCGTGAGCGAAAGCATTCACGCAGTTGCGGAAGCAATAACCGTGGTGGGCCGGCAACAGGGCTGGGTGAGCTTCCCGTTGACAACGGCCGGCAAGGCTAGTGCAAAGGCGGCCTTTGCGGATCGGGGCCGCATTCCCGGTGTAGTGGCCTGTGTCGACGGGACGCTCATAGCGATCAAACAGCCCGAAGGACTCAGCCCGGGCGAGACCGCGGGCTTCATGTCAAGAAAAGGCTTCTACGCCTTGAATACCATGATC GTGTGTGATGCCCACATGCGCATCGTGGACATCGATCCCCGTTTCCCCGGATCCTGCCACGACTCCTACGTGTGGAGGCACTCACCACTGTTAGGCCGCCTCACACGTAACCTGCGACGTGGAGAATGGGTGCTCG GAGACTCAGGCTACCCTCTTGAGCCATGGCTGCTGACACCTGTGCCAGGCCATCCAGGCATTGACACTCCGGAGGGGCGCTACAACCAGGCCCATGCCTCCATGAGGAACGTTGTGGAGAGGGGTATTGGCGTCTTGAAG GCAGGGGAGCCGGAGCTGCAGGACAGTGATGAGGAGGCCGATGACAACCAGCCACCGCTGCAACAGGGCTTGCCTGTGTCTGACGGGCACCACACCTGCCGTCAAGAAACGCCCAGAGAGCTGCTCATGAGGGCAAAGCAGATGAGGAGCCAGGTTGTCAACCTGTTTTCTGCGGCCCCTACCTGGCGTACCGCTCATCTGCGTGCGCTGCATCATCAGCTGAGGCAGCAACAGCAGGCTCGTCGCGCGGCTCAACCGTAA
- the LOC126516849 gene encoding uncharacterized protein, which translates to MEVTVKTQSVGTTAGTSGLSREGALQQPGVVPVEPLPRSPPATAQPAAGPGGVRTSYQPRVQRRSRGPRRVSHREALVERLADDYARTVAQNDETNEVRVPLPALYGGV; encoded by the exons ATGGAGGTGACCGTGAAAACGCAATCTGTGGGCACCACCGCTGGAACAAGCGGCCTTTCACGTGAAG GAGCACTGCAGCAGCCAGGAGTGGTCCCTGTTGAGCCACTGCCCCGAAGCCCTCCAGCCACTGCACAGCCTGCAGCTGGCCCTGGCGGAGTGAGAACCA GCTACCAACCCCGGGTGCAGCGCCGGTCTCGAGGCCCTCGTCGGGTATCCCACCGGGAGGCCTTGGTTGAACGGCTCGCGGACGACTACGCCAGAACCGTCGCACAGAACGACGAGACAAACGAAGTGCGTGTGCCCTTGCCTGCTTTATATGGTGGAGTGTAA